A region from the Bdellovibrio bacteriovorus genome encodes:
- a CDS encoding ADP-ribosylglycohydrolase family protein, whose protein sequence is MLSYQERVLGMLWGLHAGDSLGAPWEFLPPQASWNTKTEIVGGGKFNWKAGEATDDTDLMLCLLRALKSPQEISFDILKSEMLKWYASNPPDIGTTTIKGLQNLKDGLPLKDCGYVNNEFQGNGSIMRVAPLALLHDTAHGNYQDQAIQGLHEIMVTQTKMTHGHHHCVDTDLIFVPTVKAVLAGKNKAEIFATALNEAEKVSSFIYEKLKTIPQTEWKDLSTSGFCVDTLCAGLWAFMKFDSLEDALVAVVNRGDDSDSCGAVAGVLCGAYYGPKAIPARWLEVLEYKEEIEKLCAAFFKN, encoded by the coding sequence ATGTTGTCTTATCAAGAGCGCGTTCTAGGAATGTTATGGGGTTTGCACGCAGGGGATTCTTTAGGAGCCCCGTGGGAATTCTTGCCTCCGCAAGCCTCTTGGAACACGAAGACCGAAATCGTCGGCGGTGGAAAATTCAACTGGAAAGCCGGCGAAGCGACGGACGACACGGATTTGATGCTTTGTCTTTTGCGCGCATTAAAGAGCCCCCAAGAAATCTCATTTGATATTCTTAAATCAGAAATGTTGAAGTGGTATGCCAGCAATCCACCGGATATTGGCACCACAACAATCAAAGGACTGCAAAACCTTAAAGACGGTCTGCCGCTCAAAGACTGTGGTTATGTGAATAATGAGTTCCAGGGTAATGGTTCCATCATGCGTGTGGCACCGCTCGCGCTTCTTCATGACACTGCTCATGGGAATTACCAAGATCAAGCTATTCAAGGTCTGCACGAAATCATGGTCACACAAACCAAGATGACTCATGGACATCATCACTGTGTCGATACGGATTTGATTTTTGTTCCCACGGTGAAAGCCGTCCTTGCTGGAAAAAACAAAGCAGAAATTTTTGCTACAGCTTTGAATGAAGCCGAAAAAGTCAGTTCTTTTATTTATGAAAAGCTGAAAACCATCCCGCAAACCGAGTGGAAAGATCTTTCCACTTCTGGATTCTGTGTAGATACATTGTGTGCGGGATTGTGGGCTTTTATGAAATTTGATTCGTTAGAAGACGCTTTGGTTGCGGTCGTCAATCGCGGTGATGATTCGGATTCTTGCGGAGCTGTCGCGGGCGTCTTATGTGGAGCTTATTATGGACCGAAAGCCATTCCTGCGCGTTGGCTTGAAGTTCTGGAATACAAAGAAGAGATTGAAAAACTGTGCGCCGCTTTCTTTAAGAATTGA
- a CDS encoding FAD-dependent oxidoreductase, with translation MQRRDFLKTTATLAALSSLPTKTLAQGSSWVSKNLTDDWPIARLSDNESSSIDFNGDNIDRPHDILWNIDGYIEKQGGEPKVSEELDVVVVGGGIGGLSSAYYLRHKKIALLEQDYRLGGNTKGEMYKDAIYSIGAAYLAEPDAESQLGILLRELDIHDKARRETGDETTVFYNKKFARPFWEGASADAHADFKKFHARLKQIFNEADFGFESDFAKEYDQMTAEQWVDKEFPNIHPHIKEYMQLYGWSSFCGSIDELSAFQYLGFISSETGALLAYPGGNSYVAQKMAIQIRKDAGKESLRSGCMVLRVKAEGGGATVLYVDGMGVLKKIKANHVVMACPKFVARRLLPQMPKQQDTTIDLLPYRAYLVGNIITKKPIQSPSYELYCLTGKMPPSPTPMKRGDRSFTDICFGTWAQEEKTQHSVLTLYQGIAYDGARQFLFNPASHDKYKAKYLTDIEPVLNAMGLSQNDIHGIRMTRWGHALPVAAKGLLAARTAQIASASIHDVIHFANQDNWMTPCFEAAHQAAIEVSSLIK, from the coding sequence ATGCAAAGACGTGATTTTTTAAAGACGACAGCGACATTAGCGGCCCTTTCTTCCCTTCCTACGAAAACCTTGGCTCAAGGTTCTTCTTGGGTGTCCAAAAATCTGACTGACGATTGGCCGATTGCACGCCTTTCTGACAACGAATCTTCAAGCATCGACTTTAACGGCGATAATATCGATCGTCCGCACGACATTCTTTGGAATATTGATGGCTATATCGAAAAACAAGGTGGCGAACCGAAGGTTTCTGAAGAGCTGGATGTTGTGGTTGTCGGCGGTGGTATCGGTGGCCTTTCCAGCGCCTATTATCTTCGTCACAAAAAAATCGCACTTCTTGAACAAGACTATCGCTTAGGTGGAAACACGAAAGGCGAAATGTACAAAGATGCGATCTACAGCATTGGTGCTGCTTACCTTGCAGAACCCGACGCGGAATCTCAGTTAGGCATTCTTCTTCGTGAACTTGATATTCACGACAAAGCCCGTCGCGAAACGGGTGATGAAACAACGGTGTTTTATAATAAAAAATTCGCCCGCCCTTTCTGGGAAGGCGCCAGTGCTGACGCGCACGCGGATTTCAAAAAATTCCACGCACGTTTAAAGCAAATCTTCAACGAAGCGGATTTTGGTTTTGAAAGTGATTTCGCCAAAGAATACGACCAAATGACGGCGGAACAATGGGTCGATAAAGAATTCCCGAATATCCATCCGCATATCAAAGAGTACATGCAGCTTTATGGCTGGAGTTCTTTCTGCGGTTCCATCGATGAACTTTCTGCCTTCCAATACTTGGGCTTTATCAGTTCTGAGACCGGAGCTCTTTTAGCATATCCAGGCGGGAACTCTTATGTTGCGCAAAAGATGGCTATTCAAATCCGTAAAGATGCTGGCAAAGAATCCTTGCGTTCAGGCTGCATGGTTTTACGAGTGAAAGCCGAAGGCGGCGGAGCCACGGTGCTTTATGTGGATGGCATGGGTGTGCTTAAAAAAATCAAAGCCAACCACGTCGTCATGGCCTGCCCTAAATTTGTCGCGCGTCGCTTGCTTCCGCAAATGCCGAAGCAACAGGATACGACCATTGACCTTCTTCCCTACCGCGCTTACTTGGTCGGCAATATCATCACGAAAAAACCGATTCAAAGTCCAAGCTATGAGCTTTACTGCTTAACGGGAAAGATGCCTCCTTCTCCGACGCCGATGAAGCGTGGCGATCGCAGCTTTACGGACATCTGCTTTGGAACGTGGGCTCAGGAAGAAAAAACACAGCACAGTGTTCTGACTTTGTATCAAGGTATCGCTTACGATGGCGCTCGTCAGTTCTTGTTCAATCCCGCTTCGCATGACAAATACAAAGCGAAGTATCTAACCGATATCGAGCCGGTATTAAATGCGATGGGTTTATCACAAAATGATATTCACGGTATTCGCATGACTCGTTGGGGACATGCTCTTCCGGTTGCGGCAAAAGGTCTTCTTGCCGCAAGAACGGCGCAGATCGCATCTGCATCTATTCACGACGTGATTCACTTCGCGAACCAAGATAACTGGATGACTCCGTGCTTTGAAGCCGCCCACCAAGCAGCGATTGAAGTTTCCTCGCTTATTAAATAA
- a CDS encoding esterase-like activity of phytase family protein — MKLLLSLLVLSLISVESQALSLEYFAETSIPTGTKFQKTTIGGLSAISFNNGTLTALSDDKGRAGDPRFYEFDLAITSDKKVTLTPKAVRFVTGLPMDGDRKAMLDPEGLVRLSSGDLVISSEGNSDAKPRAMPRIFRTSPEGLWKSDFPMPDKFLPEATGVETKGIQGNLAFESLTTWNDGQYVFTTTEAALTQDLVTGKEADGDTVRILKFEDQKEKGYAPIAEYAYHIDAFNVLPAGKEVMRGVSEMLALSETKMLVMERGVRVLGPKKWAQTVAIYLADLSKAQSVHESSKLEAGTFQPVDKVKLVDFETDLVQVRGEKVIQNYEAMAWGPNLPDGRRSLLVMVDNNFSKAELTEFIVFAVDGE; from the coding sequence ATGAAGCTGCTTTTATCTTTACTCGTGTTGAGTTTGATCAGTGTCGAGTCTCAGGCATTAAGCTTGGAATACTTTGCTGAAACATCTATTCCCACCGGAACAAAGTTTCAAAAAACCACGATCGGGGGACTGTCTGCGATCAGTTTTAATAACGGAACTTTGACGGCTCTTTCAGATGACAAGGGTCGCGCCGGGGACCCACGCTTTTACGAATTTGATCTTGCGATCACTTCCGACAAAAAAGTGACGCTGACACCGAAGGCTGTTCGTTTTGTGACGGGCCTTCCTATGGATGGCGATCGTAAAGCCATGTTAGATCCAGAAGGACTTGTCCGTCTGTCATCGGGTGATTTAGTTATTTCTTCAGAAGGCAATAGCGATGCAAAACCTCGCGCGATGCCACGTATTTTTAGAACGTCACCTGAAGGTCTTTGGAAATCTGATTTTCCAATGCCAGATAAATTTCTTCCCGAAGCGACAGGTGTAGAGACCAAAGGCATTCAAGGAAACCTGGCCTTTGAAAGTTTGACGACCTGGAATGACGGTCAGTACGTTTTCACGACGACGGAAGCCGCTTTGACTCAAGATCTTGTGACTGGCAAAGAAGCTGATGGGGACACCGTTCGCATTCTGAAATTTGAAGATCAAAAAGAAAAGGGATATGCGCCCATCGCGGAATACGCTTATCACATCGACGCCTTCAATGTACTTCCTGCAGGTAAAGAAGTGATGAGAGGAGTTTCTGAAATGCTTGCTCTTTCAGAAACTAAAATGCTGGTGATGGAAAGAGGCGTGCGCGTACTTGGTCCTAAGAAATGGGCACAAACAGTCGCTATCTATTTGGCAGATTTATCAAAAGCGCAAAGTGTTCATGAGTCATCAAAACTTGAAGCGGGGACGTTTCAGCCGGTCGATAAAGTGAAGCTCGTCGACTTTGAAACCGATCTTGTTCAAGTGCGCGGTGAAAAGGTCATTCAAAACTATGAGGCCATGGCGTGGGGACCAAATCTTCCCGATGGCCGTCGCAGCCTTTTAGTGATGGTCGATAATAACTTTTCAAAAGCCGAACTGACAGAGTTCATTGTTTTTGCCGTAGATGGTGAATAA
- the nadC gene encoding carboxylating nicotinate-nucleotide diphosphorylase, with the protein MTLLELIRAAIKEDMPQGDVTTESLALKPRMGRARLKAKEDIVLSGAMAFEQSMQALEPSARVKWHFEEGDEILKNQIICTIEGDLVQILKAERVALNFLGHLSGIATHTRRFVKQIAGTKTKILDTRKTTPAFRELEKRAVVHGGGVNHRMNLSTAILIKDNHISVMGGITAAVNRVREHSQLPIEVEARTLEEVKEAVGLNVQRLLLDNMDNETLKKALTMIPAEVETEASGNMNLERVRSVAEIGVNFISVGALTHSAPCADVSLIFHWEE; encoded by the coding sequence ATGACACTGTTGGAGCTCATCCGCGCTGCCATCAAAGAAGACATGCCTCAAGGCGATGTCACTACTGAATCTTTAGCACTTAAACCACGCATGGGCCGTGCTCGCTTGAAAGCGAAGGAAGACATTGTTCTTTCGGGCGCTATGGCTTTTGAACAATCCATGCAAGCCTTAGAACCCAGTGCCCGCGTGAAATGGCATTTCGAAGAAGGCGATGAGATTTTAAAAAATCAAATCATCTGCACGATCGAAGGTGACTTAGTGCAAATCTTGAAAGCCGAACGCGTGGCTTTAAACTTCTTGGGTCACCTTTCTGGAATTGCCACCCACACTCGCCGTTTTGTGAAACAAATTGCCGGAACTAAAACTAAAATCCTGGATACTCGTAAAACGACACCGGCTTTCCGCGAACTGGAAAAGCGCGCGGTAGTTCATGGCGGTGGCGTGAATCACCGCATGAATTTAAGTACGGCAATTTTAATCAAAGACAATCACATCTCTGTGATGGGTGGAATCACGGCGGCGGTGAATCGCGTGCGTGAACACTCTCAACTTCCAATCGAAGTGGAAGCCCGTACTTTGGAAGAAGTGAAAGAAGCTGTTGGCCTGAATGTGCAACGTCTTCTTTTAGACAATATGGATAACGAGACTTTGAAAAAAGCTTTAACTATGATTCCCGCTGAAGTTGAAACGGAAGCTAGCGGCAACATGAATTTAGAACGCGTGCGTTCTGTGGCTGAAATCGGCGTGAACTTCATTTCTGTCGGTGCACTGACTCACTCAGCACCATGCGCGGACGTCAGCCTTATCTTCCATTGGGAGGAATAG
- a CDS encoding thioredoxin family protein: protein MALTFTPFPDLGNACPEFKLPATDGKTYALKDFPTGHPLVVMFICNHCPYVQAIEDRLIQLGQDLKKQNVSVVAICSNDAKSHPEDSFENLKKRAEEKSYPFVYLYDETQEVAHKFGAVCTPDFFVYDKNHKLAYRGRLDDSWKDASKVTKRELYEAVQTLLQDQKVSEEQTASMGCSIKWI, encoded by the coding sequence ATGGCTTTGACATTCACTCCGTTCCCCGATTTAGGAAATGCGTGTCCTGAGTTTAAACTTCCGGCAACGGACGGAAAAACTTATGCCTTAAAAGATTTCCCGACGGGACATCCTTTGGTTGTGATGTTCATTTGCAATCATTGTCCGTATGTTCAAGCCATTGAAGACCGTCTGATTCAACTAGGTCAGGATTTGAAAAAACAAAACGTGTCGGTTGTCGCCATCTGCTCTAACGACGCGAAATCTCATCCTGAAGACTCTTTTGAGAATCTTAAAAAACGCGCAGAAGAAAAATCTTACCCGTTCGTTTACCTTTATGATGAAACTCAAGAAGTCGCTCACAAGTTTGGCGCTGTGTGCACGCCAGATTTTTTTGTATACGACAAAAATCACAAGCTCGCTTACCGTGGTCGCCTGGACGACTCTTGGAAAGACGCTAGCAAAGTGACGAAGCGCGAGCTTTACGAAGCCGTGCAAACCTTATTACAAGATCAAAAAGTTTCTGAAGAACAAACGGCCTCTATGGGCTGCTCAATCAAATGGATATAA
- a CDS encoding SIMPL domain-containing protein, with product MSKILSCALLALTLVTSVAHADNLIVVNGVAERGLDPNLVNISISVWAKAPAAKQAQQMAASQFKNVKKVFEDFKIKKEDIQTDNYSLNPEYEYDQKTQQNKMTGFRVTQSLQVTLRKIDDAGNFLDAIVSDKKTQTSGVNVSSLTWDSDKRMQVETAALGDAVRAAKVKAEEIAKAAGVKIKAVGKITSNQSQSPPQPFYATFNKAIAEAASTDVASGQIKVRVEVTAEYEIN from the coding sequence ATGAGTAAGATTTTAAGCTGTGCTCTTTTAGCACTTACTTTAGTGACGTCTGTGGCTCACGCAGACAACTTGATTGTGGTCAACGGTGTGGCCGAGCGAGGCTTAGACCCGAACCTTGTGAACATCTCGATCAGCGTGTGGGCCAAAGCTCCGGCTGCGAAGCAAGCTCAGCAAATGGCAGCCAGCCAGTTTAAAAACGTAAAGAAAGTCTTTGAAGATTTCAAAATCAAAAAAGAAGACATTCAAACAGACAACTACAGTTTGAACCCGGAATACGAATACGATCAAAAAACGCAGCAAAATAAAATGACCGGCTTCAGAGTGACTCAAAGCCTGCAAGTGACTTTGCGTAAAATTGACGATGCTGGAAATTTCTTGGACGCAATAGTCTCTGACAAGAAAACTCAAACTTCTGGTGTGAATGTTTCTTCTTTGACGTGGGATTCAGACAAAAGAATGCAAGTCGAAACAGCCGCTTTGGGTGACGCCGTTCGCGCCGCGAAGGTAAAAGCGGAAGAAATCGCCAAGGCTGCCGGGGTCAAAATTAAAGCCGTTGGTAAAATCACCAGCAATCAATCTCAATCACCACCGCAACCGTTCTATGCCACTTTCAATAAAGCCATCGCCGAAGCCGCATCCACAGACGTAGCTTCAGGCCAAATCAAAGTCCGCGTAGAAGTCACCGCCGAATACGAAATCAATTAA
- a CDS encoding response regulator, which produces MALRVLLADESSTIKKVMQLALSDFGVEVKAVPVGLDVLAVTKSFKPDIVFADVLLTKRSGYEVCSDLKNDSETAHIPVVLMWSGFMEIDEAKATQCQADRRLEKPFDADLLRSIVTDLVQKTKSNPISNFLAFPDMPEFEETPSTPQEQQVAEVTSSKSGNIYAIPEAGENEFDHIPEIENPDVNPLELNDEEFSSVPLTNPKMADEHDEGGWAHQDLTKFKINLPENENNDFASKFVIPQDDELSQAHIEVAGDFEEISFEKPAAQTKTKIPLESDSFINKVEKSVKEQMMETLSKGPQKAAPSNAQPNSQSKVDLNGNMMEKVIREEAREVIESICWKVLPEIAERIIREEINKILRETEKSI; this is translated from the coding sequence ATGGCTTTACGCGTCTTGCTTGCAGATGAGAGTTCCACAATCAAAAAAGTAATGCAACTGGCATTGTCTGACTTCGGTGTCGAAGTGAAGGCCGTACCCGTGGGACTTGATGTATTAGCCGTCACCAAAAGCTTCAAACCCGACATTGTGTTTGCCGACGTACTTTTGACAAAGCGTTCGGGTTACGAAGTTTGTTCTGATCTTAAGAACGACTCTGAAACAGCCCACATCCCTGTTGTGTTGATGTGGAGTGGTTTCATGGAAATCGACGAAGCCAAAGCCACGCAATGCCAAGCCGATCGCCGCTTGGAAAAGCCCTTCGATGCAGATCTTTTGCGCTCTATCGTCACAGATTTAGTGCAAAAAACGAAGTCCAATCCTATCAGCAATTTCTTGGCGTTCCCAGATATGCCAGAGTTTGAAGAAACTCCTTCGACCCCTCAAGAACAGCAGGTCGCAGAAGTCACGTCTTCAAAAAGCGGCAATATCTATGCAATTCCTGAAGCTGGCGAAAACGAATTCGATCACATTCCTGAAATTGAAAATCCAGATGTGAATCCTTTGGAGTTGAACGACGAAGAATTTTCTTCAGTTCCATTGACGAATCCAAAAATGGCGGATGAGCATGACGAAGGTGGCTGGGCTCATCAGGATTTGACGAAATTTAAAATCAATTTGCCTGAGAATGAAAATAACGATTTTGCCTCTAAATTTGTCATCCCGCAGGATGATGAACTGTCGCAAGCTCATATTGAAGTTGCCGGTGATTTCGAAGAAATCAGCTTTGAAAAGCCCGCAGCACAGACAAAGACGAAGATTCCTTTAGAGTCTGATTCTTTTATCAACAAAGTTGAAAAATCAGTGAAAGAGCAGATGATGGAAACATTGTCGAAGGGGCCACAAAAAGCGGCACCTTCTAATGCTCAGCCCAATTCTCAATCCAAAGTAGACTTAAACGGCAATATGATGGAAAAGGTTATTCGTGAGGAAGCTCGCGAAGTGATTGAATCCATCTGCTGGAAAGTCCTTCCAGAAATCGCGGAAAGAATCATCCGCGAAGAGATCAATAAAATCCTACGCGAAACCGAGAAATCTATTTAA
- a CDS encoding biotin--[acetyl-CoA-carboxylase] ligase, with the protein MDTPLADIRIGQVTSQWAESNHLYVSYKTQQDSTNTLAKEEAFEENLLEESLCLYVTDHQTAGRGRGKNTWLDAHHGSALLSSWSFLLGIKPQPTTSCLVGLAVYRACSTTWPFLPWNLKAPNDIYIGDKKVAGILLESLVQGSDVRLIIGLGFNITASPEEVETATSLIESLPQGAPLLGQDYMAFLDRLLFELTDAVSHCDEALSPTDQLSLLTALNQHPLLKEKYTGMEADGSLLIGDKKISWTNL; encoded by the coding sequence GTGGATACACCTTTAGCAGACATCCGTATTGGACAAGTGACATCACAGTGGGCGGAAAGCAATCACTTGTATGTCTCTTACAAAACACAACAAGACAGCACAAACACGCTAGCTAAAGAAGAAGCCTTTGAAGAAAATCTTCTGGAAGAGTCTTTGTGTCTTTACGTGACAGATCACCAAACGGCCGGTCGTGGCCGCGGAAAAAACACTTGGCTTGATGCCCATCACGGAAGTGCTTTGTTAAGTTCATGGTCTTTCCTTTTGGGGATTAAACCTCAACCGACGACATCGTGCTTGGTGGGTCTAGCGGTCTACCGCGCGTGTTCGACGACGTGGCCGTTTTTACCTTGGAACTTAAAAGCTCCAAATGACATTTACATCGGCGATAAAAAAGTGGCCGGCATTCTTTTAGAAAGCCTGGTTCAAGGAAGTGACGTGCGTTTGATCATTGGCCTTGGTTTTAATATCACGGCGTCTCCTGAAGAGGTTGAGACGGCGACAAGCCTGATTGAATCCTTGCCTCAGGGGGCTCCGCTCTTGGGCCAAGACTATATGGCCTTCTTGGACCGTTTGTTGTTTGAATTAACAGACGCGGTTTCTCACTGTGACGAGGCCTTAAGTCCGACAGACCAGCTTTCTTTGCTGACAGCTTTGAATCAGCATCCTTTGCTGAAAGAAAAGTACACGGGTATGGAAGCCGATGGCAGTCTGCTTATTGGCGATAAAAAAATCAGTTGGACGAATCTTTAG
- a CDS encoding substrate-binding periplasmic protein, with amino-acid sequence MKIILPAFLISVVLALSAKGQSHVIVGHDFDPFYYSDAGPGVQGACYDILKKLCDATEENCKFKIAPLRNMLRMLKEGEADIGCPLGPSPQRGRVYYYSEKVFDTRYSFFARPAVAKKIKDYDSLSQLKVGVFSPSMTEVSLQQVHEYMDKKFKIYPEKTVVNTLRKVENNSYDLAYANADVAKTWIKKNRSKLVEVTGLGEPTEYSIVFSRKKFSPAEFQKFQTKLRELQHSHALDEIAAKHNLKISLNDEPEEARNSRGSRRTPATKNP; translated from the coding sequence ATGAAAATCATTCTGCCAGCCTTTTTAATATCTGTGGTGCTGGCTCTCTCTGCTAAGGGCCAGTCTCATGTCATCGTCGGTCATGATTTTGATCCCTTTTATTATAGCGATGCCGGTCCCGGAGTTCAGGGTGCTTGCTATGATATTTTAAAAAAGCTCTGCGATGCCACTGAAGAAAACTGCAAATTTAAAATCGCTCCTTTGCGCAATATGCTGCGAATGTTAAAAGAAGGCGAAGCCGATATCGGATGCCCGTTAGGCCCTTCTCCGCAAAGGGGACGCGTTTATTATTATTCAGAAAAAGTCTTCGACACGCGCTATTCGTTTTTTGCACGTCCGGCCGTTGCTAAGAAAATCAAAGACTATGATTCTCTTAGCCAGTTGAAAGTGGGAGTTTTTTCTCCTTCAATGACCGAGGTGAGTCTTCAACAGGTGCACGAATACATGGATAAGAAATTTAAAATTTATCCTGAAAAAACCGTCGTTAATACTTTAAGAAAAGTAGAAAATAACAGCTATGATTTAGCTTACGCCAATGCCGACGTCGCAAAAACGTGGATTAAAAAAAATCGGAGCAAGCTCGTGGAAGTCACGGGACTGGGTGAGCCGACCGAATACTCCATCGTTTTTTCCAGAAAGAAGTTTTCTCCAGCAGAATTCCAAAAGTTTCAGACAAAGCTTCGCGAACTGCAACATTCCCATGCATTGGATGAGATCGCTGCCAAACACAATCTAAAAATTTCGCTTAATGACGAGCCCGAAGAGGCCAGAAACAGCCGAGGTTCAAGACGAACTCCCGCTACTAAGAATCCCTAG
- a CDS encoding AraC family transcriptional regulator: MKYILFFILVAMVSFGLFLSNYLGAWKGVDISESQQGPFKTVYLEHVGPYHKVNKVIEKVEKYMASQGAPCGRTFGEYMDDPQTTEEARLRSKVGCIVAEVPANLPEDFKSGEIPARKYVVAVFTGSPGIGPMKVYPRVNDYMLKQNLKQTEAVVEIYEIHSITEKNAMTTTYLFPVQ, translated from the coding sequence ATGAAGTATATTTTATTTTTCATTCTAGTGGCGATGGTTTCATTCGGTCTTTTCCTCTCGAACTACTTGGGAGCTTGGAAGGGCGTCGACATTTCTGAATCACAACAGGGTCCTTTTAAAACCGTGTACCTTGAGCACGTAGGTCCTTATCACAAAGTAAATAAAGTGATCGAAAAAGTCGAAAAGTACATGGCTTCTCAAGGCGCTCCGTGTGGTCGCACTTTCGGTGAATACATGGATGATCCACAAACAACGGAAGAAGCACGTCTGCGCTCGAAAGTGGGCTGCATCGTTGCGGAAGTTCCGGCAAACCTACCTGAAGACTTTAAATCCGGCGAAATCCCAGCCCGCAAATACGTTGTCGCTGTCTTCACGGGCTCCCCAGGCATCGGCCCCATGAAAGTCTACCCACGTGTGAACGACTACATGCTAAAACAAAACCTAAAACAAACTGAAGCCGTCGTCGAAATCTACGAGATCCACTCGATTACTGAGAAAAATGCGATGACCACGACGTACTTATTCCCAGTCCAATAG
- a CDS encoding OmpA family protein has product MKKLILIGTAVAMIATGCATANENPNTAKGAGIGAGVGAVVGAVIGHQTGRRNEGALIGAALGAGLGGAVGHRLDKQQKELAKIAETKRTEQGLITKLKSDILFDTGKADLKPQAKENINQLAAIMKKYPENILTVRGYTDDTGSQMVNNPLSQQRAEAVRNQLVASGVPANTATAVGMGAANPVDPGKTKEARAKNRRVEIEITVDESKVPKNAQK; this is encoded by the coding sequence ATGAAAAAGTTAATTTTAATTGGAACAGCAGTGGCGATGATTGCTACAGGCTGTGCAACAGCGAACGAAAACCCGAACACAGCAAAAGGTGCTGGTATTGGTGCGGGTGTGGGCGCCGTTGTGGGAGCCGTGATTGGTCACCAAACAGGTCGTCGCAATGAAGGTGCGTTGATCGGTGCAGCCTTGGGGGCAGGTCTTGGTGGAGCTGTTGGTCACCGTTTGGATAAGCAACAAAAAGAACTAGCAAAAATTGCTGAGACTAAAAGAACTGAGCAAGGCCTTATCACGAAACTAAAAAGTGATATCTTGTTTGACACAGGTAAAGCAGACCTAAAACCGCAAGCCAAAGAAAACATCAATCAATTGGCGGCGATCATGAAGAAGTATCCAGAGAATATTTTGACAGTTCGTGGTTACACTGACGATACAGGCAGCCAAATGGTGAATAACCCGTTGTCTCAACAACGTGCGGAAGCTGTTCGTAATCAACTTGTAGCTTCAGGTGTTCCTGCCAACACAGCGACAGCTGTAGGTATGGGTGCGGCTAATCCGGTTGATCCAGGAAAAACAAAAGAAGCTCGCGCGAAAAACCGCCGTGTAGAAATCGAAATCACGGTGGATGAATCTAAAGTTCCTAAGAACGCGCAAAAGTAA